One Aminobacterium mobile DSM 12262 genomic window carries:
- a CDS encoding transglycosylase SLT domain-containing protein — protein sequence MTLHKTERVFFFSTLLFLLMGITAPPSYAEGQYLSIPSEVFAKEKELKEMEMEQKRAAEMERQRELQAKQEMEAQVRKEAIAEFFQDKNGSLEKDRAEKYAHYVLEAGNQFGVDPFIVASIIIKESRAYHEARSKAAYGLMQINWKVHRNNIGKAFSHIKSLAEMMKPKNNISVGTYIFSCYLNSADGDLAKALASYCGGNNTKYIKNIFSYQQELDARFEKKISKIPDSN from the coding sequence ATGACACTCCATAAAACAGAAAGAGTGTTTTTTTTCTCTACCCTTCTGTTTCTTTTGATGGGTATTACGGCTCCGCCCTCTTATGCTGAGGGACAGTATCTTTCCATTCCTTCCGAGGTTTTTGCAAAAGAAAAAGAGCTTAAAGAGATGGAGATGGAACAGAAGAGAGCAGCAGAGATGGAGCGCCAAAGAGAGCTTCAGGCGAAACAAGAGATGGAGGCTCAAGTTCGGAAAGAGGCCATTGCTGAGTTTTTTCAGGATAAAAATGGATCACTAGAGAAAGATCGGGCTGAAAAATATGCTCATTATGTTCTTGAGGCAGGCAACCAATTTGGCGTTGACCCTTTTATTGTAGCTTCAATTATTATAAAAGAATCGCGAGCTTATCATGAGGCTCGATCTAAAGCGGCGTATGGACTTATGCAGATCAACTGGAAAGTTCATCGTAATAATATAGGCAAGGCCTTTTCTCATATAAAGTCCTTGGCAGAAATGATGAAACCCAAAAATAACATCTCTGTAGGAACGTACATTTTTTCATGTTACCTCAACTCGGCAGATGGTGATTTAGCCAAGGCCCTAGCCTCTTATTGTGGAGGGAATAATACAAAATATATAAAAAATATTTTTTCTTATCAACAGGAGTTAGATGCTCGTTTTGAAAAGAAAATAAGCAAAATTCCAGATAGCAACTAA
- a CDS encoding efflux RND transporter permease subunit has product MKLIQIFINRPVFTSVTVLIAVVLGLYSYANLGVALVPEVDIPVVTVSTTYRGAGPSEIELLVSKPIEDAVAQVEGVKRILSYSLEGVSFVVIEFEYDVNVSDATVSVSNKIKTISALLPEDAEDPVTEKFDINAFPFMTIAVTSNLPSQYAYDVVEDKIQRRLTQIEGVARVEILGGLKREIHVYLDPIKLYQYRVSPRKVAEAIQMGSRNDPSGHIVQGRKEFSVRVLGEAQKVVELENIYISLKGAIAVRLGDLSRILDTTEERRGYAKYGGKDAILLDCISRPGSNVVDLSSRIRQTLDELRSSLPEGFDITITDDISSFVKEAIHNVFRDMVVGIFLTGLVLFLFFQRLSLTVVVGIVMPTAVVSTFIPMFMTHMTMNMMSTLGLAISIGILVNNSILVLENISRYKDLGFSSLDAAEKGTEEIALSVFSTTATNLGVFIPVIFMKGIAGQFLKDFAITIVFSTLFSLWVAMTLTPMVMAQVHYEKAPSSLERKMTSWWIGPYNRFEAGHRSFVKGTLQYPYVTISFFICLFLFCLFLIPRLGVEFIPKVDRGVMEITLELPSDASLTYTEKITGEVERYLRFLPSVEAVEVAVGGSGSETGVNRSRLRVLLTDDPHRPSSFMLAEQLRGYLNSIPDVRSSISASVSGGGSPGKPIQIIVSGESIETLNIIAFQVVDIMKETSNVVDVDTNWRLGRAEYRISPVSWRLGYLGLTTEAVVDTVRNYITGTKAGIFREEGKEYDILTILDPLHADAIAKIQDFPLPFREEFIPLSSVVDLSYGTGPTSILRSDRNRAITISANVNNRSVGDAFSKIQKRVQDISLPQGYKFSFAGEVEDIKENFAYLYSAFAMSVILTFLMIAAILESYLFALIIMITLPLSAIGVIPILFITRTAVSLYGLLGMIMLVGLVVNNAIIIIDYGEKRRKEGIEPFKAIQEACAVRLRPIVMADLTSIIAMLPLALGLGEGGPYRAPMAIVSIGGLVAGGTLALFAVPPIYILSWRFRYWFHERRTSTSV; this is encoded by the coding sequence ATGAAATTGATACAGATATTTATAAACCGTCCCGTCTTTACAAGTGTAACAGTTTTAATAGCAGTCGTTCTTGGTCTATATAGTTACGCAAATCTTGGAGTTGCTCTTGTTCCAGAAGTAGATATTCCGGTTGTCACAGTAAGCACTACTTATCGAGGAGCGGGACCTTCTGAAATAGAACTGCTTGTGAGCAAACCTATTGAGGATGCGGTGGCTCAGGTAGAAGGAGTAAAACGCATCCTTAGCTACTCTCTTGAAGGGGTTTCCTTTGTAGTTATAGAGTTCGAATATGACGTTAATGTTTCAGATGCTACCGTCAGCGTTTCTAATAAAATTAAAACTATTTCTGCTTTATTGCCAGAAGATGCTGAGGATCCTGTAACCGAAAAATTTGATATTAATGCCTTCCCGTTTATGACTATAGCGGTAACATCTAACCTCCCTTCTCAATATGCTTACGATGTTGTAGAAGATAAAATCCAACGACGTTTAACGCAAATAGAAGGGGTAGCGCGAGTCGAAATACTAGGCGGTTTAAAGCGCGAGATACATGTATATCTAGACCCAATAAAGCTCTATCAATATAGAGTCTCTCCCCGGAAGGTAGCAGAAGCGATTCAAATGGGAAGCCGAAACGACCCTTCTGGCCATATTGTCCAAGGTCGAAAAGAATTTTCTGTGCGAGTTTTAGGCGAAGCTCAAAAGGTTGTGGAGCTAGAAAATATTTATATTTCTCTCAAAGGAGCTATTGCCGTGCGCCTTGGAGATTTGAGCAGAATACTAGATACCACAGAAGAACGGAGAGGATATGCGAAGTACGGAGGGAAAGATGCCATTCTTCTCGACTGTATATCCAGACCTGGAAGTAATGTAGTGGATCTAAGCTCTCGTATCAGACAAACGCTGGATGAACTCCGCTCTTCATTACCAGAGGGATTTGATATAACTATTACTGATGACATATCTTCTTTTGTCAAAGAAGCTATTCACAATGTGTTTCGCGACATGGTGGTGGGCATTTTTCTTACAGGACTTGTATTGTTTCTTTTTTTTCAGCGTCTTTCTCTTACAGTGGTAGTAGGTATCGTTATGCCTACAGCAGTTGTTTCTACTTTTATCCCCATGTTTATGACTCACATGACGATGAATATGATGAGTACTTTGGGTCTTGCCATCTCCATTGGCATTTTAGTGAATAACTCCATTCTTGTTCTCGAAAACATTTCCAGGTACAAAGATCTTGGCTTCTCATCTTTGGATGCGGCGGAGAAGGGGACAGAAGAAATTGCGCTATCTGTTTTTTCGACCACAGCAACAAACCTTGGAGTCTTTATTCCGGTCATTTTTATGAAGGGCATTGCGGGCCAGTTTTTGAAGGATTTTGCCATAACTATCGTTTTCTCTACGCTCTTTTCTCTTTGGGTAGCGATGACGCTGACCCCGATGGTCATGGCTCAAGTCCATTACGAAAAAGCTCCCTCCTCTTTAGAGCGAAAAATGACATCTTGGTGGATTGGGCCTTATAACAGATTTGAGGCAGGACATCGTTCATTTGTAAAGGGAACATTACAATATCCTTATGTCACTATAAGTTTTTTTATATGCCTTTTCTTGTTTTGCCTCTTCTTAATTCCTCGTTTGGGAGTGGAATTTATTCCTAAGGTAGATCGAGGCGTAATGGAGATTACATTAGAACTTCCTTCGGATGCCTCCTTGACTTATACAGAAAAAATCACGGGAGAAGTGGAAAGATACCTTCGTTTTTTACCTAGTGTAGAAGCGGTAGAAGTAGCTGTTGGAGGAAGTGGATCTGAAACCGGAGTGAATAGAAGCCGTTTGAGAGTGCTTCTTACAGACGATCCTCATCGGCCGAGCTCTTTTATGCTGGCAGAACAACTTCGAGGCTACTTAAATTCTATCCCTGATGTACGAAGCAGCATTAGCGCTTCAGTGAGTGGAGGGGGATCCCCAGGGAAGCCTATTCAGATTATTGTCTCTGGAGAAAGTATAGAAACCCTTAATATAATAGCCTTTCAAGTTGTTGATATTATGAAAGAAACTTCTAACGTAGTTGATGTAGACACGAACTGGAGGTTAGGGCGGGCAGAGTATCGTATCTCTCCTGTGTCGTGGCGACTTGGCTATCTCGGTCTTACGACAGAAGCTGTGGTTGATACTGTTCGAAATTACATTACTGGTACGAAGGCAGGCATCTTCAGGGAGGAAGGGAAGGAGTATGATATCCTCACAATTCTTGATCCTCTACATGCCGATGCCATAGCAAAAATACAAGATTTCCCCTTGCCGTTCAGAGAAGAATTTATCCCCCTTTCCTCAGTGGTAGATCTTAGTTACGGTACGGGCCCCACAAGTATATTACGCTCAGATCGTAACCGAGCTATTACAATATCGGCTAATGTAAACAACCGGAGTGTCGGTGATGCTTTCTCAAAGATACAGAAGCGTGTTCAAGATATTTCTCTACCTCAAGGATATAAATTTTCATTTGCAGGAGAAGTAGAAGATATTAAAGAAAATTTTGCCTACCTTTATTCGGCTTTTGCCATGTCTGTCATTCTCACCTTTCTTATGATAGCGGCTATTCTGGAATCTTATCTTTTTGCTCTTATCATAATGATAACGCTACCTCTTTCAGCCATTGGTGTTATTCCAATTCTTTTTATAACAAGGACGGCAGTCTCTCTTTACGGACTTTTAGGGATGATTATGCTTGTGGGCCTTGTAGTAAATAATGCAATTATTATCATCGATTATGGTGAAAAAAGGAGAAAGGAGGGTATTGAGCCTTTTAAAGCCATACAAGAAGCGTGTGCGGTGAGACTTCGTCCCATTGTAATGGCAGATCTGACATCAATTATAGCTATGCTTCCCCTTGCTTTAGGTCTGGGGGAAGGTGGGCCATATAGGGCTCCAATGGCTATTGTTTCTATAGGTGGTCTTGTAGCCGGAGGTACGCTCGCTCTTTTTGCTGTACCCCCTATTTATATCTTATCTTGGCGATTTCGTTACTGGTTTCATGAAAGGCGAACATCTACCTCCGTATAA
- a CDS encoding DMT family transporter, whose protein sequence is MTERTGARLEALLAVVFWGGSFTAIKMVVSQVSPLTLLWLRFGIGAVVLGGILWVKHGFHPLSFRQVVELCFLGFLGVFLHNYIQSLGLRTAAAGISGLIIAGTPILIALLGAFFLREALSSIQLGGIFLAAFGVLFIVSKGHLSSLWSGWGNVGNLGERLVLLSSFTWALFSVLSRRILQRMSSSLAMFYVILSGWIFCSVPFFFQGSQEVFILDKSGWYSVIFLGVFCSAIAYVFWYDALKKLPASEVGAFLYLNPIVAVAVATFFLDEPISFSTLVGGGLVLIGVGIVNYREES, encoded by the coding sequence GTGACGGAGCGAACGGGAGCCAGACTGGAGGCGCTGCTTGCAGTTGTTTTTTGGGGAGGTTCTTTTACGGCGATCAAAATGGTGGTTTCTCAGGTTTCTCCTCTTACTCTTTTATGGCTTCGTTTTGGTATAGGAGCCGTGGTTTTAGGGGGAATTTTGTGGGTGAAGCATGGGTTCCACCCGCTCTCTTTTCGGCAAGTTGTAGAGCTGTGTTTCTTGGGGTTCCTTGGCGTATTTCTTCATAACTATATCCAATCTTTGGGTCTTCGAACGGCAGCGGCAGGTATCTCTGGTTTGATTATTGCCGGGACTCCTATTCTTATCGCTTTATTGGGGGCCTTTTTTCTTCGGGAAGCACTTTCTTCTATTCAGTTAGGAGGAATATTTTTGGCTGCCTTCGGTGTCCTTTTTATCGTGTCTAAAGGGCATTTATCTTCTCTGTGGAGCGGGTGGGGGAATGTAGGTAATCTGGGGGAGAGATTGGTCCTCCTCTCATCGTTTACCTGGGCTCTTTTTTCTGTGTTATCTCGTAGGATTTTACAGAGGATGTCTTCAAGTCTTGCCATGTTTTATGTGATTCTTTCCGGATGGATTTTTTGTTCAGTCCCCTTCTTTTTCCAGGGGAGCCAGGAGGTTTTTATACTTGATAAGTCAGGTTGGTATAGCGTCATTTTTTTAGGTGTTTTCTGTTCAGCTATAGCCTATGTTTTTTGGTATGATGCTTTGAAAAAACTTCCTGCCTCAGAGGTAGGTGCCTTTCTTTATCTTAATCCAATTGTAGCAGTGGCTGTAGCTACGTTTTTCCTAGACGAACCTATTTCGTTTTCTACTCTTGTAGGAGGGGGTTTGGTTCTTATAGGAGTAGGAATTGTGAACTATCGAGAGGAAAGCTGA
- a CDS encoding DUF3798 domain-containing protein has translation MKKLVILVIVLLVAVGGWMVVGNKPQEQAPAPQQQAAEKPAEQPAEKPAEAPAEKTSEAPAEAAKFHIGICTGTVSQSEDDLRGAERLIEEYGSVSDGGMIQHITYPDNFMVEMETTIAQIAGLADDPLMKAIVVNQAIPGTTEAFRRVREKRPDILLFAGEAHEDPGVIESAADLVINCDNIARGYLIVAAAQKMGAKEFVHISFPRHMSYELLSRRRNIMEEACKDLGMGFHFETAPDPTSDVGVAGAQQFILEKVPAWLEKYGKDTAFFCTNDAHTEPLLKRIAEEGGYFVEADLPSPLMGYPGALGIELSDVKGDWPAILERVEKAVADKGGAKRMGTWAYSYGYTTTAALGEFAKRVIEKTSEVGNVEQLFDCYGKYTPGAKWNGSLYTDVATGVEKKNHVLVYQDTYVFGLGYLGMTDVVVPEKYFTIK, from the coding sequence ATGAAGAAACTCGTCATTTTGGTTATTGTTCTTCTTGTTGCAGTTGGAGGTTGGATGGTTGTAGGCAACAAACCTCAGGAGCAGGCTCCTGCACCTCAACAGCAGGCAGCAGAAAAACCGGCTGAACAGCCGGCAGAGAAACCAGCCGAAGCTCCAGCGGAGAAAACGTCAGAAGCACCAGCTGAAGCTGCCAAGTTCCATATCGGTATTTGCACAGGTACAGTTTCTCAGTCGGAAGATGACCTTCGTGGCGCTGAGCGTCTTATTGAAGAGTACGGAAGCGTCAGCGACGGTGGCATGATCCAGCATATTACATACCCTGATAACTTCATGGTAGAAATGGAAACGACTATTGCTCAGATAGCTGGTCTTGCCGACGACCCATTGATGAAGGCCATCGTGGTGAACCAGGCTATCCCAGGAACCACAGAAGCTTTCCGAAGAGTGCGTGAGAAACGCCCTGACATCCTTCTTTTTGCTGGTGAAGCTCACGAAGATCCAGGTGTTATCGAGTCTGCCGCAGACTTAGTTATTAACTGTGACAATATTGCTCGAGGCTACTTGATTGTTGCAGCAGCCCAGAAAATGGGAGCAAAAGAATTTGTTCATATTTCCTTCCCGCGCCATATGAGCTATGAGCTCCTTTCCCGTCGTCGTAACATTATGGAAGAGGCTTGTAAAGATCTAGGGATGGGTTTCCATTTTGAGACGGCTCCAGATCCCACGAGCGACGTTGGCGTAGCAGGAGCACAGCAGTTTATTCTTGAAAAGGTTCCAGCTTGGCTTGAAAAATATGGAAAAGATACGGCTTTCTTCTGCACCAATGACGCTCATACCGAACCTTTGTTGAAGAGAATTGCTGAAGAGGGCGGCTATTTTGTGGAGGCCGACCTTCCTTCACCTCTTATGGGGTATCCCGGAGCTTTGGGCATCGAGCTTTCTGATGTGAAAGGCGATTGGCCGGCAATCCTTGAAAGAGTAGAGAAGGCTGTTGCTGATAAGGGCGGTGCCAAGAGAATGGGCACATGGGCGTACTCTTATGGTTACACCACTACCGCAGCTCTTGGTGAGTTTGCGAAGAGAGTTATTGAGAAAACATCAGAAGTGGGTAATGTGGAGCAGCTTTTTGATTGCTACGGAAAATATACACCAGGAGCTAAATGGAACGGAAGTCTTTATACCGATGTAGCTACCGGCGTAGAGAAGAAGAATCACGTGCTCGTCTATCAGGATACCTATGTGTTCGGTCTTGGATATCTTGGTATGACCGATGTCGTTGTTCCTGAAAAATACTTCACCATTAAATAG
- a CDS encoding CdaR family transcriptional regulator gives MLDKIAQKLASSTAELIGIDIIITDEKGMIIGASDPSRRGTLHEPSLEVIRTGQNSIQQEQDVQHLQGVKSGVTLPIEFTGKRIGTIALAGVPSKVTPFGMLVKKHTELILSEKMFSEVFFLRSRAIQSLLEQIAAFDPEKDDETSLLATARGLGFELQIPRIAVTIELLDARAVTSQGLEIETVPYTQMDIMMAIRTIFNRPQDISTMMDSGRYEILRAAKALLNEKEVVQRTWKECEKLKKLMEGKGLHVVIGIGSLAQDISCLPASHRDGWKAVTIGKNIHYGPSIYSISDLMLEDLLTTASRDIAKRYRESILAPLKATSDSVELINTFRVWCEHRFSPSGAAKALSIHKNTLNYRINKIESMCNIDSQNFRELLSLYIAILINELSDRNTDQLSSR, from the coding sequence ATGCTTGATAAAATAGCACAAAAATTAGCTTCATCCACAGCAGAATTAATCGGGATAGATATTATTATCACCGATGAAAAGGGGATGATTATCGGGGCAAGCGATCCCAGTCGGAGAGGCACTCTTCACGAGCCATCGCTAGAGGTCATTCGAACCGGACAAAACTCTATTCAACAGGAACAAGACGTACAACACTTACAAGGGGTAAAATCTGGGGTGACTCTTCCTATAGAATTCACAGGGAAACGGATAGGAACCATAGCCCTTGCAGGAGTTCCCTCAAAAGTAACTCCGTTTGGAATGCTCGTGAAGAAACACACGGAGCTTATCCTCAGCGAAAAAATGTTTTCTGAGGTTTTCTTCCTCCGAAGCAGGGCCATCCAGAGCCTTTTAGAACAAATAGCTGCTTTTGATCCAGAAAAAGATGATGAAACTTCTCTCTTGGCTACTGCGAGAGGCCTTGGTTTTGAACTGCAAATTCCGAGAATAGCTGTCACTATAGAACTTCTCGATGCCCGTGCCGTTACCTCTCAGGGATTAGAAATTGAAACCGTTCCTTACACACAAATGGACATTATGATGGCCATTCGAACTATTTTTAATCGCCCACAAGATATTTCTACGATGATGGATTCCGGTCGTTACGAAATCCTACGGGCAGCCAAGGCTCTACTCAATGAAAAAGAAGTTGTACAGAGAACCTGGAAGGAATGCGAAAAGCTGAAGAAACTCATGGAAGGGAAAGGACTGCATGTTGTAATAGGAATTGGTTCTTTAGCTCAAGATATATCATGCTTACCAGCGTCTCATCGTGATGGATGGAAGGCAGTTACCATTGGTAAAAACATCCACTATGGACCCAGTATATACTCTATCTCCGATTTGATGCTCGAAGATTTACTGACTACTGCGAGTCGAGATATAGCGAAGCGCTATCGGGAATCCATCCTGGCCCCTTTAAAAGCAACATCAGACAGCGTTGAACTTATAAACACGTTCCGCGTTTGGTGCGAACATCGTTTCAGCCCAAGTGGAGCTGCAAAAGCTCTTAGCATTCACAAAAATACCCTTAACTATAGAATCAATAAAATAGAGTCTATGTGCAATATCGACTCTCAGAATTTTCGCGAACTTTTATCTCTTTATATAGCTATCCTTATTAATGAACTTTCTGACCGAAACACCGATCAGCTTTCCTCTCGATAG
- a CDS encoding sugar ABC transporter ATP-binding protein, giving the protein MALSEPLLRMENIGKAYFGNRVLKDISFTLEKGEILGLVGENGAGKSTLMNILFGMPVIQETGGYEGKVSINGQEVQFKSPFDALEAGIGMVHQEFSLIPGFSTAENIVLNRESTKYNVLVESFGERLRTLDTSKMKDRAVKAIEKLNVVIDADTLVSEMPVGHKQFTEIAREIDKEKTQLLVLDEPTAVLTESEAEILLASMKKLSSMGIAIIFISHRLHEVIDVCNKIIILRDGQVVHETTPEKTNVMEIASHMVGRSIESAFARQEREKPLSKDILHVEHLWVDMPGETVRDVSFTVKEGEIFGIGGLAGQGKLGIANGIMGMYPSGGSVSFGGQAIVLNDPRSPLSLGIASVSEDRRGVGLLLEEPISWNIIFTALQTQNKFLKPVCGGLVKIRDEKAIAECAEEYIQSLDIKCTGGHQRVQELSGGNQQKICLAKAFALNPKLLFVSEPTRGIDVGAKRVVLDTLREYNQKQGTTIVMISSELEELRSICDRIAIVNEGKIAGTRPATSPSTEFGLLMLGAIQNGAEKVGA; this is encoded by the coding sequence ATGGCTTTATCTGAGCCCTTATTGAGAATGGAAAACATCGGTAAAGCGTATTTTGGTAACAGAGTTCTGAAGGATATTAGTTTTACCCTTGAAAAAGGGGAAATTTTGGGGTTGGTCGGAGAAAATGGTGCCGGCAAATCCACCCTCATGAATATATTATTTGGAATGCCGGTTATTCAAGAAACTGGAGGCTATGAGGGAAAAGTTAGTATTAACGGCCAGGAAGTTCAGTTCAAAAGCCCTTTTGACGCTTTAGAGGCAGGAATAGGCATGGTACATCAGGAATTTTCCCTGATCCCAGGTTTTTCTACCGCAGAAAATATTGTTTTGAATAGAGAATCTACAAAATACAATGTTCTTGTGGAGTCTTTTGGGGAGCGTCTTCGGACCCTTGATACGTCTAAAATGAAAGATCGAGCTGTAAAAGCTATTGAAAAACTCAATGTAGTTATAGATGCAGATACTCTCGTATCGGAAATGCCTGTCGGGCATAAACAATTCACTGAAATAGCCAGAGAAATTGATAAAGAAAAGACGCAGCTTTTAGTGCTGGATGAACCTACCGCTGTTTTGACAGAATCGGAAGCAGAGATACTTTTAGCATCAATGAAAAAGTTGTCGTCTATGGGGATTGCTATAATCTTTATTTCTCACAGATTGCATGAAGTTATCGATGTTTGCAATAAAATTATAATTTTGCGAGATGGCCAAGTTGTACATGAAACAACTCCGGAAAAGACGAATGTAATGGAGATTGCCTCTCATATGGTGGGGAGAAGCATTGAATCTGCTTTTGCTCGGCAAGAAAGGGAAAAACCATTAAGTAAAGATATTCTTCATGTGGAGCATCTGTGGGTAGATATGCCTGGAGAGACTGTCCGAGACGTTTCTTTTACAGTTAAAGAAGGGGAAATTTTTGGTATCGGAGGATTGGCAGGTCAGGGGAAGCTTGGCATAGCTAACGGCATTATGGGCATGTATCCTTCTGGTGGCTCAGTCTCTTTTGGTGGACAGGCTATCGTTTTGAATGATCCTCGCTCTCCCCTTTCTCTTGGAATAGCTTCTGTATCAGAAGATCGTCGCGGTGTGGGGCTTTTGCTGGAAGAACCCATATCGTGGAACATTATTTTCACAGCTCTTCAGACACAAAACAAATTTTTGAAGCCAGTATGTGGAGGGCTTGTTAAAATTCGAGATGAAAAGGCTATAGCGGAATGTGCTGAAGAGTATATTCAGTCTCTGGATATTAAGTGCACAGGCGGACATCAGCGAGTTCAAGAACTATCTGGTGGTAATCAGCAGAAGATATGTTTAGCGAAGGCTTTTGCTTTAAATCCTAAATTGCTTTTCGTATCTGAACCTACGCGGGGTATTGACGTGGGGGCGAAGAGAGTTGTTCTCGATACCCTTCGTGAATATAATCAAAAACAAGGTACGACTATTGTTATGATTTCTTCCGAGCTTGAAGAACTTCGTTCAATTTGCGATAGGATAGCGATTGTCAATGAAGGGAAAATAGCAGGAACCCGTCCTGCGACAAGCCCGTCCACCGAGTTCGGTTTGCTTATGCTTGGTGCTATTCAAAATGGTGCGGAGAAGGTGGGAGCATGA
- a CDS encoding D-serine ammonia-lyase encodes MPETTQILQDVLQMKPVTWFNEEKEKSADPLKKLPVTFLHIQEAQARLQRFAPFLKEAFPETENGVIESPLREAHSFKKNMENYYGRKIEGRFLLKCDSELKVAGSIKARGGIYEVLKHAEDLAFQAKILSITDNYSVLCNESFRNFFSQYKISVGSTGNLGMSIGIVSAALGFQVSVHMSRDAKQWKKDFLRKHGVTVIEHTEDYSRAVEEGRRQCAGDPRAYFIDDENSVDLFLGYAVAALRLQTQLESLGIHICEDTPLQVYLPCGVGGAPGGITFGLKHLFGDAARCYFVEPTHSPSVLLGMLKNDDSVRVVDYGIDGLTEADGLAVGSPSKLVMGLERYLIDGIYTIEDDDLYRLLALLRDSEDCKIEPSAAASLKGPLVTQDIPSGGTHIAWLTGGLFLPENIFRECYEKGKELLG; translated from the coding sequence GTGCCGGAAACGACCCAGATACTTCAAGATGTCCTCCAAATGAAGCCTGTAACATGGTTTAACGAAGAGAAGGAAAAATCAGCTGACCCTTTAAAAAAATTGCCTGTAACTTTTCTCCATATACAAGAGGCTCAAGCCAGGTTACAGCGTTTTGCTCCTTTCCTCAAAGAAGCCTTCCCTGAAACGGAAAATGGGGTTATTGAGTCACCTCTGCGAGAAGCCCATTCCTTTAAAAAAAATATGGAAAACTACTACGGGCGGAAAATAGAAGGCCGCTTCCTTTTAAAGTGTGATAGCGAACTGAAAGTAGCTGGCTCTATAAAGGCGCGTGGCGGTATTTATGAAGTCCTAAAGCATGCAGAAGACCTTGCCTTTCAGGCAAAGATACTTTCTATCACTGATAACTACAGCGTTCTTTGTAATGAATCTTTCCGTAACTTCTTTTCCCAATATAAAATATCTGTTGGATCCACTGGAAATCTAGGGATGAGCATAGGTATTGTTTCTGCCGCCCTTGGCTTCCAAGTATCCGTTCATATGTCTCGAGATGCTAAGCAATGGAAGAAAGATTTTCTTCGGAAACATGGGGTGACAGTTATAGAGCATACTGAAGATTATTCTCGAGCAGTAGAAGAGGGACGGCGCCAATGTGCGGGGGATCCACGGGCCTATTTTATAGACGATGAAAATTCTGTTGACCTTTTCTTGGGCTATGCTGTAGCTGCTCTTCGCCTTCAAACACAGCTTGAGAGCCTGGGCATTCATATATGTGAAGATACCCCTCTCCAAGTTTATTTGCCTTGCGGTGTGGGAGGCGCTCCTGGTGGCATAACTTTTGGGTTAAAACACCTTTTCGGGGATGCGGCTCGATGTTACTTTGTGGAGCCGACCCATTCTCCTTCTGTACTTTTGGGAATGCTGAAAAATGACGACTCCGTTCGAGTTGTTGACTACGGCATTGATGGGTTGACGGAAGCTGACGGGCTAGCGGTAGGATCCCCCTCCAAGCTGGTTATGGGTTTAGAGCGCTATCTCATTGATGGTATTTACACGATAGAGGATGATGATCTTTATCGGTTGTTGGCCCTTTTACGAGATTCTGAGGATTGCAAAATAGAACCCTCTGCTGCAGCAAGCTTGAAGGGGCCTCTCGTCACACAGGACATCCCTTCTGGGGGCACCCACATAGCTTGGCTAACAGGGGGGCTTTTTTTGCCAGAAAATATTTTTAGAGAATGTTATGAAAAAGGAAAGGAGTTGCTAGGATGA